Genomic DNA from Shewanella woodyi ATCC 51908:
TAGGACTCCTTTTTAATTAAATTTAGGCCTGTAGATTATATTTAATTCTTTCAATTTGTCATAAACATCAGGTTCACTAGATACGGGTAATCGCTGAACCTTTTGTATTGCAGATTGAGTTGCGCGACACAAAACAGGATCTCCCTCCACAATTCGGCTAGATGTAACAAACCCATCTTTAGCAAGTCTTACCCAAACCGTGCAGCTCTTTCCACGCATGGACTCTTCTTGTTGAACATTTCGAGATATCGTAGCTACGATCATACTGGTATAGCGACTTACCTCCGAAGTAACTTGTTTATTTCGGGTCTGTGAGAGTGACGCTTGTTCAGCTGCCAACGCATCTTGCATCATCTGCTCTTGCTGCCTGCGAGCTTCCTCTTCAGCCTTACGTTTACGCTCAGCCTCTGCTTTGCGCTTACGCTCCTCCTCAGCCTTTTTAGCAGCAGCTTCTTCAGCTTTGCGTTTTTCTGCCGCTTTTCTTGCCGCTTCTTCAGAGGCTTTACGCTCCTTCTCTTTCTGCTTACGATCAGCTTCCGCTTTTGCCGCTTTCTCTTTCTCTTGCTTCTGTTTTAACTGTGCAGCCTTCGCAGCGTCAGCGGCATTTTTAGTTTCAACCTCTTTCTGTTTACGCTCTTGCTCAAGTTGCTTAATTCGAGCTTGCTCGCGCTCACGCTCTTTTCGTGCTTCACGTACCTGTCTATTTGCCTCATCTTGCCTGGCTTTCTCTTTACGCTCAGCTTCTTTTTTTTCAGCTTTTAAACGCTCAACATGTTGCGCAACCTTACTTTGATCGACAACAACCGCCTGAACAGCGGGGGCACTGGCTTGAACCTGAGGCTTAGGTTTTTCTGAAAAGTCGACACCCATGGCGACAATAACTATCACGCCAATATGAATGCCAGCTGAAATAATTAAAGGAATTGTAATATCCGATCTCATCGCCACCAATTACTCCTCAGGTGAATCAGTCATCAAACCAACAGAAGGAACACCCGCGCCTTGCAATGTCACCATCAGTTGGATAACTTTCTCATAGGCGATACTTCTGTCAGCTTTTACAACCACAGGACGTTCAGGTTCTAACTGAACAATGGCCCCAACTCGTATCGCGATCTCTTCAAGATCTAATGTTTCACGTGAACTTGAACTGCCCACATCAAGAAAGTAATCACCATCAGCATCAATAGACGCCACCACTGGTGGTTTACTGTCTGCGGCTAATGCTTCTGATGAAGCTTGTGGAAGATCAACCTTGACCCCTTGCGTTACAATAGGTGCCGTTACCATAAAGATAATAAGCAGTACCAACATAACGTCGATATAGGGTACAACATTGATCTCAGCAACCGGACGCCGGCGTTTTCGCTGATAACCCTGTTGCATCATTATGCTTCATCCTTTTCGCTGTAGGCTTGGCGGTGTAAAATACTTGAGAACTCCTCCATAAAGTTCGCATATGACATCTCAATCTTATCCACTTGCGTCGAAAAGCGGTTATAGGCGATAACGGCAGGAATAGCTGCAAATAGACCCATTGCTGTCGCAATTAACGCCTCAGCAATACCGGGGGCAACCATAGCTAACGTTGCATTTTCTACAGCACCTAAGGCGATAAATGAGTTCATGATCCCCCATACCGTCCCAAACAGACCAATATAAGGGCTTGTCGAGCCGATTGTAGCCAACAGAGGTAGATGAGTTTCTAATTTTTCCATCTCTCTAGAGAGTGAAACGCGCATCGCTCGGTAACTGCCATCCATAACAGCCTCAGGAACCTTATTATTCAACTTACTGAGTCTGGCATACTCTTTAAAACCTGAGTGAAATAGTGCTTCTAATCCCGCGTTACTATCTTGTCTTGCCGATAACTCTTTATAGAGTTTATTCAGATCTACACCTGACCAAAACTTATCTTCGAATTTAAGCGAGCTCTGTCTCGCCGCAGTCAATAACCGGCGACGCTGAATTATCACAGCCCATGAAACCACTGAGAGAGCCAACAACGTCAGCATGACAAACTTAACTAATAAACTGGCCTGTAAAAATAATCCAATAAATGAAATATCAGCTTCCACTTTTTAACTCCTGAACAATATTTTGGGGAATAGCTCTTGGTTTCATACGTGATAAGGTAATGCAAGCCACGTTAATCTTGCCTTCACAATACACGACACCTTGTTGATCAACTAAGCGTTGCTGGAATGTTAGCGACGCCCTCTTCATCTCTATGACAAGCGTTTCTACAAAAAGGTCCTGTTCAAAACGAGCTGCACGGCAAAAGTCGAGTTCAGCGCGTTTGACAACAAATGCAATATCTTCTGCTAATAGCACAGTCTGCTTAACGCCAATCGCCTTCAACCACTCAGTGCGGGCACGTTCAAAAAAATTAAGATAATTTGAATGATAAACGACGCCACCAGCATCGGTATCTTCGTAATAGACAGAAATGGGCCAACGAAACATAGAATTCAGGTGCCAATCATTGAGATAAAAGAGGCCTACTATACCTAGAGAGAGTGCAATTGTGAATGCTTGCCAGCATCATGGGAACACTATTAAACATAAATATTTGTTCATAAAAAAGAGGCGCTAATGCGCCTCTCTACAATCAATTAAACTTTTCACTTTAAGATTAATTAATTTTTGCAGGGATAGCTAAACCAAAGCTTTCAAACAAAAAGGTATAAATATCGGCAAATTCATCAATCTTCATTGAAGTTGGCTTACCAGCTCCATGTCCAGCTTTTGATTCTATTCGCATAATAATGGGCTCTTCACCCTGCTGCTTCTCTTGCATCATGGCACCAAATTTAAAGCTATGCAGTGGCACAACGCGATCATCGTGATCTGCTGTCATTACCATAGTGGCCGGGTATTCACGTGCAGTGACATTATGGTAGGGCGAGTATGCTAACAGTGCAGGAAACTGCTCAGCCACATCCGCACTGCCGTATTCACTGGCCCAAGCCCATCCGATGGTGAACTTATGGAATCGCAACATGTCCAGTACACCAACAGCAGGCAGCACAGCTGCAAACAGTTCAGGTCTCTGAGTCAAAACCGCCCCCATAAGCAAGCCACCATTACTACGACCATAAGCACCAAGCTTACTGGTATTAGTATAGTTTTCACTAATTAGGTACTCTGCAGCCGCGTAATAATCATCAAACACATTTTGCTTCTTATCTAACATTCCTGCCTGATGCCAGCTCTCTCCGTATTCAGCTCCACCTCTTAGGTTTGGTACCGCATAGATGCCACCAAGATCCATCCAAGCGATATTAGCAGGGCTAAACTTAGGCGTTAACGAGATAGCAAAACCACCATAGGCATAAAGAAGTGTCGGATTAGCACCATCTTTCTTTAATCCTTTTTTATAAGAGAGCATCATAGGTACGCGCGTACCATCTTTACTCTTATAAAATACCTGTTCAGATACATAATCATCTGGATTAAAAGAGATCTTCGGCTCTACAAACAAGCTTGATTCACCTGTTTTAAAATCAAATTTATAGGTAGTTTTAGGTTGAATATAGCTATTAAAGACGTAGTAAAAATAGTCTTTGCTGCGCTTACCATAGGGACCAGCAACTTTGCCTTTACCAGGAAGTGCAACATCTTGTCTCAAATCACCATTCATGCTGAAAATAGATAGCTTTCCAAGCACGTCGTGAAGGTAACTCACGACTAGATGGTCATTAACAATGGCAATACTGCTAATAGGATCCTTACTCTCAGGAATGATGGTTTTCCAGTTTTGTTTATCACTGTTATTGACATCGACAGCGATCACCCTACCGTTAGGTGCATCCAGATCAGTTTTAAAGTAAAAAACGGACTTATCATTCCCTAAGAAAAGATACTCAGCTTCCAAGTCAATAATCAATTCAACTACATCTGAATCTTGTTCTAGTGACTTGTAGAAGAAGCGGTTACGACTATCAGTACCTTGTGAGATAGACAGTAGAAGGTAATCTCCTTTCTCTGACACTCCAATACCAAAACCCCAATCCTTATTTTGTGGACGTTCATACACTAAAACATCCTGACTCTGCTCAGTTCCTATCTTGTGATAATAAACTTTCTGATTAAAGTTCACATCAGCAAGTAAATTTCCGCCAGCAGGTGCGTCATAACGTGCGTAGAAAACACCTTCATTATTATGATCCCAAACGGCACTAGAGAACTTAATCCACTTAAGCTCATCTTTTAATTTAGCGCCAGTTTCAACATCAACAAACTGCCATTGCTGCCAATCAGAACCGGAATTTGATGTGCCGTAGGCTAATGTCTTGCCGTCACCACTCACTGAGACACTTGATAGTGCAACCGTACCATCTGTTGATAAAGTATTTGGGTCTAAAACAACCTTCTCTGTACCCTGCTCATTTTTTACAAATAGAACAGATTGCGCCTGCAAACCATCATTACGGTAAAAAAAGGTATTATCTCCGTGCTCAAATGGCGCAGAGATTTTCTCATAGTTCCACAGCTGCGTAATTCGTTCGACAACTGCACTCTTATTTTTAATGCCCGATAAATATTCTTGTCCTGATAACTGCTGCGCCTTAACCCACTTTTTGGTCTCTTTAGACTCGACTTCTAAGAAACGATATGGATCAGCAACTTCCACACCGTGAATTGTCTCAACGGTATTCCCAGCCAACGCTACAGAAGAGGAGTCCTCTTTTACAGTTTGTGTTTGGCAACCCATCACTAATGCAGTAAACCCTGCCACTAACAGGTGCTGCTTAGCCAATATAGATTTCAATTCCATCCTTCCACCCTACTGCCATTGTAAACATTTAGTTATATTTATTATTTAGAGGTAAACCCCTGTACTTAATTGATCTTTTCGCAGCTACTATACAATCAAATAAAAACATGGCAATAAAAGAAAGTAAAAGCCCACACAAGGAGACACTGGCTAAGATTAATATATCTGTAACATAACAAAGCATCACATTATGCAAAAAATCTGCTTACTCAAGCACAAAGAGCCACTACAAGTGAATTACCCAACCTAGATCACACTATTGATGATTAGATAAACTAATGAATAAAGGCAATTTTTCTCGCTTGCCGACAGCGCCGGCTATGCCTACAATTCGTCTCGTTTTCAGGAAGTGTCTGCTAGGCAGATATGGAAACAAGAACTCTTAATTCCCGTGTCTAACACGTGAGTTTAATCCCTGGTTCTTAAGCTTGACTTCCTTCCTTCAATTTGTTGATTGCAATTTATTTTTTGCGGCCCGCTTAAGGAATTAAGCGGGCTTTTTTTATCTAAATTTCCAGTATTTCTCTTTTCCAGTAAAGAATCCACCTTCTGAAGAAGGTGGCTTTGTATTAGCCCCCTAAAAGGGGGCGTTATCTACTTCAAATCTAATTGCGGCTGCTCCTGTTTTTCAACCTTTTCTTGATGCCTTACATATCTTCGAATCACTTCCTCATTAATCCCCACTGTGTCAACAAAGTAACCTCTTTGCCAAAAGTGATTTCCCCATAGCTTATTTTTCCGAAGATACGGATACTTGCTAAACATTTTCAAAGCAATTTTACCTTTTAAAGCACCCATCAACTTTGAAATCGATAGCTTCGGAGGAACTTTGATAACCAGATGTACATGGTCTATTTGTACATTCAACTCTACAACCACACACCCTAACTGCTCACTATAGACATGAATACATCGGTAAACATCTTTTCCTAACTTATTCTTTAAAATCCTAAACCTATACTTAGGTGTCCAAACTATGTGATATTGACATCGCCAATACACATGCGATGCTTTCTCATATCTACTCATGTTTTTTATCCTCTATTACTTCGCTAAAAGTTAGAGTTCAATTAACATGAGTAGATATTCAGGCAAAGCCTAATTGATGATAACCACCTACTGAAGTAGGTGGTTTAGGGCTGAAAACAAAAAGCCCCACATAAATGCAGGGCTCATCGACACTTAGCAATGTATTAAGTCTAGCTACATAGGCTTAGTTATCCGAATGACAACACGTCTGTTTCTTGCTCGCTCATCGATAGTCGCATTTGACGCCACATGGTGCCGCTCACCATGTCCAACTGTGTGGATCCGCTCCTGAGTTATGCCTGCTGAGATAAAGAACTCTTTCACCGAGTCAGCTCGCTCTTCAGATATCTTCTGATTGATAGAGCGTCCGCCATAACTGTCGGTATAGGCATCAATAAGTACCAGTTCAACCTCTGGATCATAGGAGAGATACTCCTGGACTTTGGCTATCTGCGCCTTTGCGTATCGCGTCAGCTCTTTGCCTCCAAACTCATAAGTCAGCACAGTAAAGGCGATATCATCGAAGCTATATGGTAGTAGGCTCGCTAAACAGGACTTAAACTCACTGTATTTACGATTAAAGTTAACTGCCGATAAGCCCACAGCAATTTTATTACTTTGATTATACCAGTCAGCGTAATAGAAGGTTGGCTGCATACCCTGTTCAAGCTCAGATAACATCGACCAAGCTGCATTGCGGGGAACTTCACCGCTAAAGTATTTTTGATAAGTCAGCTCTGTGATCTCTTTAGAGATAACACCGGGCCTCCATGCTGGCGCAAGGCTCATCAATTTAGCTTGAGTCACCTGATCTGGTTTCACCCACATATCTAAACTGAAGTTGAGATTATGATCTTTACCCGCAGTGCTGGTGAATACTGCTTTTCCGTATGCAGGAATATCATGCTCAAGACGACACATTATCGGCGTGTTGCCACTTAACTTCCACTCAGACTGATCCAAAGAGGCAACATAGTGGCGTAATTCCGCACTCCCAGTCAGAGGCAGAAATAACGTTAACGCCAGTAATACTCTTAGCCACATACAAAGTACTCTTATTTATTCTATTACTTTAAGCTATCGGCACACTTTTACATACCTTTAGCTTATAAAGTAACCATTCAAACATGACAGCACTAACCTCTTATCGCATAATAGCGACCTGCTAACTATTTGGATATGTTAATGAGCGATATTTGCGACGCCAATAAATTAAGTCACCGTTTTCGAGGCTACTTCCCCGTTGTCATAGATGTTGAAACAGCGGGCTTCAATGCCCAAACAGATGCGTTGCTAGAGATCGCAGTCACCATGCTCAAAATGGATGATGAAGGTATCCTAAGTTTAGACAAAACTTTGCATTTTCACATTGAACCTTTCGAAGGTGCTAACCTTGAACCAGAAGCTCTGGCTTTTACAGGGATAGATCCAACTAACCCTTTACGCGGCGCTGTCAGTGAAAAAGAAGCATTTCTTGAGATCTTTAAAGAGGTCAAAAAGGCTCAAAAGGCAGCCGGTTGCCATCGAAGCATTATTGTTGCCCATAATGCAGCTTTTGATCATGGTTTTGTCTCCCAGGCCATTGAGCGATGTGCGCTAAAGCGAACCCCTTTCCACCCTTTTGCCACCTTTGATACCGCAGCCCTCTCTGGACTAGCCTTAGGTCATACTGTTCTAGCGAAAGCTTGTGCTATTGCAGGGATCCCCTTTGATAACAGCGAGGCGCATTCAGCACTTTATGACACAGAGCGTACAGCTGAACTATTCTGTTTGATTGTAAACCGCTGGAAAGCATTAGGTGGATGGCCAATAGCCATAGATGAGGAGAGTAAAGAGGAGCAGGAGTAGCTGGGTTAATCAACCAGATATCAACAGATTTAGACAAAGTCTTAATGTGGCAAAAAACCTCTTTTGCCACATTTTCAAACTATATTACAGTCCTGTCTTTGCGTCTAAATTCAGTGCATCGATAAAAGAAAATATTTCAGTTAACTCTTTAAAAAGCTGCTCAATATCCCCTCTAAAGCTTAATGGCTTACTAATATCTAACTGAGGCTCAAAGTAATTATGTTTACTCGACAGCTTAATAAGAAGTTTCTGATCATTAAAGGAAGCCTCAAGCCCTGCTCGATAAAATTGAGCCAAAGAGAGAAAACGTTCCATGGCCGCAGTATTTAATAGATATCTTGCTTCGACTTGGTCACTGCTGTAAACCTCAAAATGTTGTTCAAAAGCAACATCTTCAAGTTTGACTCGTGAAAGTTTGCTCATGAAGTCTGTTAAACGATTAGCAAAAAAGCCTTTATCTTGACTAATCACCGTCGTTCCAGAGAAACGTTTAGGGATAGAAAACTCAACTAATATGCCATCAAAAATGGTTTTATATTGCTTTTTATTGTCTTTGTATCCGTCAGATTCCTCTAACACAACTTCGCGAAGCACAAAGGGCACATCTTTATATGTCCCTTTAAAACTATCGTCGAAATGGCTTCGATCATAATCGGGTAAAATACCATAACTTTTATAAGTATCCAGCTCAGGTAGCTGGGAAGGGTTTAGCTCAAAACTCTTACCAAAATATCCAATTACAATAGGGTAAATATCACGGAAGATGTTACCCCTTAATTTAGAGGCTTCACCATTGGCCCATATATTAATAATAGCAACACAGACCATGACAAAAATGGCCGCCACTAAACCAGTAAAGAACAATCCACCATCATCTAATATGGCTAGAGCATAAAAACAAAATGCAAATGAAGCAAAAAAAATGGCCATGCCTAAATAGGTCAGAGGTTGACTCACCTTCCTCCGTTTAGTCTGCTTTGCCACTGCAGAGAGCCGCTCTAACTCATAGCTTTGACACTTAGGCGCAATATATTTTTTATAATAGTCAGTAAAGGGAAGTTTATCCTCTTCAGGGATAGTAAACTCCATTGGGTTCATGTTCGTTCCTTGTTTAATATCAAATGAGACCGCTTATAATACTAAATCAAAAAACAGAAACAAAAAAGCTGCGATAAACGCAGCTTTTAGTGATCACAGCTAATGAATCTATAATTTATAGAGTATCAGCATTATCATTTAGGTAAGAAGCAACACCTTCTGGGCTCGCGTCCATACCTTTATCGCCTTTTTCCCAACCTGCTG
This window encodes:
- the rnt gene encoding ribonuclease T, which translates into the protein MSDICDANKLSHRFRGYFPVVIDVETAGFNAQTDALLEIAVTMLKMDDEGILSLDKTLHFHIEPFEGANLEPEALAFTGIDPTNPLRGAVSEKEAFLEIFKEVKKAQKAAGCHRSIIVAHNAAFDHGFVSQAIERCALKRTPFHPFATFDTAALSGLALGHTVLAKACAIAGIPFDNSEAHSALYDTERTAELFCLIVNRWKALGGWPIAIDEESKEEQE
- a CDS encoding prolyl oligopeptidase family serine peptidase gives rise to the protein MGCQTQTVKEDSSSVALAGNTVETIHGVEVADPYRFLEVESKETKKWVKAQQLSGQEYLSGIKNKSAVVERITQLWNYEKISAPFEHGDNTFFYRNDGLQAQSVLFVKNEQGTEKVVLDPNTLSTDGTVALSSVSVSGDGKTLAYGTSNSGSDWQQWQFVDVETGAKLKDELKWIKFSSAVWDHNNEGVFYARYDAPAGGNLLADVNFNQKVYYHKIGTEQSQDVLVYERPQNKDWGFGIGVSEKGDYLLLSISQGTDSRNRFFYKSLEQDSDVVELIIDLEAEYLFLGNDKSVFYFKTDLDAPNGRVIAVDVNNSDKQNWKTIIPESKDPISSIAIVNDHLVVSYLHDVLGKLSIFSMNGDLRQDVALPGKGKVAGPYGKRSKDYFYYVFNSYIQPKTTYKFDFKTGESSLFVEPKISFNPDDYVSEQVFYKSKDGTRVPMMLSYKKGLKKDGANPTLLYAYGGFAISLTPKFSPANIAWMDLGGIYAVPNLRGGAEYGESWHQAGMLDKKQNVFDDYYAAAEYLISENYTNTSKLGAYGRSNGGLLMGAVLTQRPELFAAVLPAVGVLDMLRFHKFTIGWAWASEYGSADVAEQFPALLAYSPYHNVTAREYPATMVMTADHDDRVVPLHSFKFGAMMQEKQQGEEPIIMRIESKAGHGAGKPTSMKIDEFADIYTFLFESFGLAIPAKIN
- the tnpA gene encoding IS200/IS605-like element ISShwo2 family transposase, with product MSRYEKASHVYWRCQYHIVWTPKYRFRILKNKLGKDVYRCIHVYSEQLGCVVVELNVQIDHVHLVIKVPPKLSISKLMGALKGKIALKMFSKYPYLRKNKLWGNHFWQRGYFVDTVGINEEVIRRYVRHQEKVEKQEQPQLDLK
- a CDS encoding DUF3137 domain-containing protein, with translation MNPMEFTIPEEDKLPFTDYYKKYIAPKCQSYELERLSAVAKQTKRRKVSQPLTYLGMAIFFASFAFCFYALAILDDGGLFFTGLVAAIFVMVCVAIINIWANGEASKLRGNIFRDIYPIVIGYFGKSFELNPSQLPELDTYKSYGILPDYDRSHFDDSFKGTYKDVPFVLREVVLEESDGYKDNKKQYKTIFDGILVEFSIPKRFSGTTVISQDKGFFANRLTDFMSKLSRVKLEDVAFEQHFEVYSSDQVEARYLLNTAAMERFLSLAQFYRAGLEASFNDQKLLIKLSSKHNYFEPQLDISKPLSFRGDIEQLFKELTEIFSFIDALNLDAKTGL
- the tolA gene encoding cell envelope integrity protein TolA, which encodes MAMRSDITIPLIISAGIHIGVIVIVAMGVDFSEKPKPQVQASAPAVQAVVVDQSKVAQHVERLKAEKKEAERKEKARQDEANRQVREARKEREREQARIKQLEQERKQKEVETKNAADAAKAAQLKQKQEKEKAAKAEADRKQKEKERKASEEAARKAAEKRKAEEAAAKKAEEERKRKAEAERKRKAEEEARRQQEQMMQDALAAEQASLSQTRNKQVTSEVSRYTSMIVATISRNVQQEESMRGKSCTVWVRLAKDGFVTSSRIVEGDPVLCRATQSAIQKVQRLPVSSEPDVYDKLKELNIIYRPKFN
- the tolQ gene encoding protein TolQ — its product is MEADISFIGLFLQASLLVKFVMLTLLALSVVSWAVIIQRRRLLTAARQSSLKFEDKFWSGVDLNKLYKELSARQDSNAGLEALFHSGFKEYARLSKLNNKVPEAVMDGSYRAMRVSLSREMEKLETHLPLLATIGSTSPYIGLFGTVWGIMNSFIALGAVENATLAMVAPGIAEALIATAMGLFAAIPAVIAYNRFSTQVDKIEMSYANFMEEFSSILHRQAYSEKDEA
- a CDS encoding flagellar protein MotY — translated: MWLRVLLALTLFLPLTGSAELRHYVASLDQSEWKLSGNTPIMCRLEHDIPAYGKAVFTSTAGKDHNLNFSLDMWVKPDQVTQAKLMSLAPAWRPGVISKEITELTYQKYFSGEVPRNAAWSMLSELEQGMQPTFYYADWYNQSNKIAVGLSAVNFNRKYSEFKSCLASLLPYSFDDIAFTVLTYEFGGKELTRYAKAQIAKVQEYLSYDPEVELVLIDAYTDSYGGRSINQKISEERADSVKEFFISAGITQERIHTVGHGERHHVASNATIDERARNRRVVIRITKPM
- the ybgC gene encoding tol-pal system-associated acyl-CoA thioesterase, encoding MFRWPISVYYEDTDAGGVVYHSNYLNFFERARTEWLKAIGVKQTVLLAEDIAFVVKRAELDFCRAARFEQDLFVETLVIEMKRASLTFQQRLVDQQGVVYCEGKINVACITLSRMKPRAIPQNIVQELKSGS
- the tolR gene encoding protein TolR; the encoded protein is MQQGYQRKRRRPVAEINVVPYIDVMLVLLIIFMVTAPIVTQGVKVDLPQASSEALAADSKPPVVASIDADGDYFLDVGSSSSRETLDLEEIAIRVGAIVQLEPERPVVVKADRSIAYEKVIQLMVTLQGAGVPSVGLMTDSPEE